The genome window GAACCTACCAGTGTCTTGTTCGCTCCAAACTCAACCTTTTGCAACGTAGAGGAGGAAATATTCTGTTCAACGACGACAATTTTGGCCGTAGAGCCCGCCATGTGTGTTCTCAGGTCATTAAGATTACTAACATAAACCACCTGACCGTTTTTACCACCTGTCGTAGCTGACTTGGATACACCATTTTCATTCTTGGCACTGCCTGCAAAACCAGTCAATCCGTTTGTACCTGTGTTTGGATAACTGGCCGCACCATATGTAGACGGGGCTGTGGAGACAGTTATCAACAATAGAGTTATAGCGAGTAACAGCATCGAAAATTTCTTCAAAATTTCACCATCCTTTATAATATTATCCTTAAAGACAAATCGATTATATCGTGTAACTTCGGCTGTGACAATACAAAAACTGCAAAAAGACAACAATTCTCACTTTTATGCAACAGCAGATCAGATATCGTGAAAAAACAAAAAAAATGAGATGAAGTCATAACCATTGCCATGACTTCATCTCAACCATCGATCCTATTTTATTTATTTGATTTTGATCTCCAGTTCATCCTTCTGGGCTTCCTGTAAATCATCATAGACCTTATCTGGTTTGCCACGAATTTTTAAAACCATTGACTCCGGATTATCCAGAAAATTGCTGCTGAAAGAATACATCATTCCGTCTTCCGTTCCACTCCCACCTACCATGGATAACTTGGTCTGCTTCCCATTCCTGGAGATCGATATGATTTCGATAGGATGAACGATCTCATTGAGCGACAACTTCGTTTTGTAATCAATCTCTTGATCAGGTGCATGGACAAATTTGACCCGAGTTACTAGCGGAGACACCTCCACCTCCGACAATAAGACCTCATAACCTCCGAGAGTAAAAGTCCGATTAACGTTAATGACTTCCGTTTTGGGGATAGAAAACTTGGGATCCAGTGGGAAAGAAATATTCATCTTTTTGGAAAATTTATATTTTCGTTCTTTCTCCCCTTTTTCTGCATGATTCACCACATCTGGTACAACTGAGGACAACTGGAATTGTAGATTTACTTGCTCAGGCAGCGGTTTATTTCGACTTCGCTCAATTGTATTCCGGCCATAAATGGTATGCTTATCCTTGGAAAGATGAATACCTCCTGCACCGCCATTGTCAAGCAAGTCTCCTGTCGAAGCGTCCATCATCTTCATATTGACAGTCGAATACATCTGCTGCGAAGCATCCGTTCTGGCGGTATACAATACCGTTATTCGATTCTCATCTGCCATAACTGCATTCACAGTAAACGCATATATGCCCGATGTAACCGTCTGATCTACAAGTTGCACATAACCGTTATTGAGCGTTGAAGTAATCGTAGCACTGTCCATATCCGAATTTAGCAGGCTACGAAAGGGTTCAAGTACGCCCCAGTTGGCTATAGGCTCAGTATATGTTGCCTGTTCTTGCCCATAACTCCCAAGAGGCCCCACAAGAAACCATCCTGCTACCAGGACCGTAACCAGAGCTCCCGTAATCCATTGGATACGAACGCTCCGACCTGATCGTCTGGTTCTGGCCTTCGCGAGACCACGTTGAATTGCCGCAGTTGTATCCGCCGAATTCCAGTGTTGTTTCTCTCTTTTCACCTGATATGCGTCTGCAAGAAGTGCTTTCTCCTCCGGGTTAGTGGTCATGCCAATCCCTCCTGTTCTTCATCAACTTGCGCAACTGCTGGAGTCCCTTGTGCTGCCAGGTCTTGATTGTCCCTTCCGGTTTGCCTAGGATGGAGGCAATGTCTGTCAGTGTCATGTCGTTATAATATTTCAGCAATAATACATGGCGATATTTCGGTTTCACCTTTTGCAAAAGAGATTCCATCGCAATTCGATTATCATCAACACTGATCATCCAAGAGGCCGGAATGCTGTCCCCCAGTTCCTCCTTGGCGAGAGGTGTCGCCCGCTTGCGGCGCCTCTGTTCATCGATGCAGACATAGATCAGTATCCGAATGATCCACGACTTGAACGCCTTCTCATTGTTCAGCGTGCGACGTTTAACCCAAGCCCGGCACGTCATCTCCTGCACAGCTTCCAGCGCATCTTGCCGATTACGCAGGTAACTGTAGGCAATGGAAATGAGCGTATCTTGATGTTCCATAATGGATTGCACAAATACCGTCTCATCTTCGGTCTGTACATAGATCCTCTGGTTCAGCTCTGCTTTTGTTTCCACCCCGCATCCCTCCTTCTCTCTCTTTCTATGGTATAAGACGGGTGAGTGAAGCAAACGGTTTTATTATTGGCTCATCAAAAAAAGCTCCGCCATCACCTGAGGGAGCTTTTTACATAAGAGTTTCAACGTCTAAATACCGAATGATGTACACGTATGAACAATCCAAACAAGATTAACTCTTTTACAAATTACCGATTATGTATAAAGGGGATAATACAAATCCCACATTTCGCTGCGGACCCCGATACGGATAGATGAGCGCAGGAATCGTTCTCTTTGATTGTTTAGCAATAGGATCACGTCTGTTCATGCAATTTCACTA of Paenibacillus sp. FSL R5-0517 contains these proteins:
- a CDS encoding DUF4179 domain-containing protein produces the protein MTTNPEEKALLADAYQVKREKQHWNSADTTAAIQRGLAKARTRRSGRSVRIQWITGALVTVLVAGWFLVGPLGSYGQEQATYTEPIANWGVLEPFRSLLNSDMDSATITSTLNNGYVQLVDQTVTSGIYAFTVNAVMADENRITVLYTARTDASQQMYSTVNMKMMDASTGDLLDNGGAGGIHLSKDKHTIYGRNTIERSRNKPLPEQVNLQFQLSSVVPDVVNHAEKGEKERKYKFSKKMNISFPLDPKFSIPKTEVINVNRTFTLGGYEVLLSEVEVSPLVTRVKFVHAPDQEIDYKTKLSLNEIVHPIEIISISRNGKQTKLSMVGGSGTEDGMMYSFSSNFLDNPESMVLKIRGKPDKVYDDLQEAQKDELEIKIK
- a CDS encoding sigma-70 family RNA polymerase sigma factor — protein: METKAELNQRIYVQTEDETVFVQSIMEHQDTLISIAYSYLRNRQDALEAVQEMTCRAWVKRRTLNNEKAFKSWIIRILIYVCIDEQRRRKRATPLAKEELGDSIPASWMISVDDNRIAMESLLQKVKPKYRHVLLLKYYNDMTLTDIASILGKPEGTIKTWQHKGLQQLRKLMKNRRDWHDH